In Candidatus Eisenbacteria bacterium, the DNA window CCGATGCGCTCCACGGCACCGGAGCGGAGGAAGGCCGGGAGCTGGTCGCGGGTCAGTCCAGCCGACTCGAGCTGCACCGGGCGGAAAAACCCGGTGATTCCGGCGGCGCGGAGCCTATCGGCAGGCTTGTCGGGTTCCTCGTGATGGCGCGTTTTGTCGGCACGGCTCTTTGACATGCCGACAATATGCGCTATACCTCAGCTCCTGTCAACACAAAACGTCGGCACATATCCGCGAGTGCCGACACTTTTAGTCATTCCGTCGCCCGCCCCCCCGTCACCTCCCCCAGCATCCGCACGATGTCGCCCTCGATGGCCCGGATGTCGGACTCGATCTCCTCGAGGGGGCGGGGCGGCGTGTAGCGGTAGAAGTAGCGGTTGAAGTTGATCTCGTAGCCGATAAGGCCGACGCGGCCGTCCTTTGGGTCGCGCTTGGCCGTGTCGATCCAGGCGTCCGGGACGTGGGGTCTCACCTCGCGCTCGAAGAAAGCGCGAACGCTGGCCGGCACGCCTTCGGTGTCCACAGGGCCGTCGCCCCCGGGCAGCGGAACGCTCTCGGTGTCGCGCAGCTCGGGATCGGGCTCGAGGTTGCCGTCGGCGTCGCGGCAGATGGCCGCCGTCTCGTCGCGCTCCGAGAGTGCCGAAAGGATCGCCTCGCGGGTCGGCGCCGGTAGCTTCATGCCCACCTTCCGGGTGGCCGCATGGAGCGCACCCTCGAACTCGGTGCGATCCTTGAACAGGGTGCCTGGGAGCCCGCGCACCAGGATACGGATCGCTTCCTGGAGCTTGCGCCCCTCGGCCTGCTCCGTCGCTCCTGCCGCGCCCTTCTTCTTCGACTGCGCGAGGGCCTGGAATCCCCTCTCCTCCTCGAGCCGGGGGACCCGCTCGGGACTCGCCTGGAAGTTGAGCCGGAGCGGCCGCTCGACGGTGATCTTGCGGAAGCCGAAATGCGTGGTCGGGAAGATGCGGCTGACGACCGCCTCTTCCTCCTTGCCGTCTTTCGTGATCCGCCCTGTCCCACCGTCCTTGAAATCGGTAAGGAGCTTCACGATGTCCCGCGCCTTTTCCGGCGGGATCTCGCGTCGCTTGTCGCCGAGGCTCTTGCGCATCGGGACCCAGAACGAGGTCGCGTCGATGAGCTGGACCTTGCCCTTGCGCTCGGCGCGCTTCCGATTGGTCACGACCCACACGTAGGTGGCGATGCCGGTGTTGTAGAAGAGCTGCTCGGGGAGCGCGATCAGGGCTTCGAGCAAATCGTGCTCGAGGATGAAGCGGCGGATCTCGCTCTCGCCGCTCCCGGCGTCGCCCGTGAAGAGCGGCGAGCCATTCATAATGATGGCGACGCGCGAGCCGCCGTCCTTCGGCTCCTTCGCGTGGACCAGCATGTGCAAGAGGAAGAGAAGCTGGCCGTCGCTGATCCGCGGAAGACCAGGGGCGAAACGGCCCGAGGCGCTACGCTCGTGCTCGGCGCGCACGGCGTCTTCGTCGCGCTTCCAGTCCTTGCCGTAGGGCGGATTGGCGATCAGGTAGTCGAAACCGCGTCCCGCGTGGCGGTCGTTGGACAGGACGCTGCCATAGGCAATGTTGTCCGCGTCGCGTCCGGTCGGGTCCTTCATGTAAAGGTCCGACCTCGAGACGGCCCACGTCTCGGGATTCACCTCCTGCCCAAAGAGGTGGATCTCGGCGTCCGGGTTGATCGCGGGCCGGATGATCTCGCCGTTTCGGCGCCAGCCGATGGTGATGTGCTCCTTGGTGATCATGAGCATGCCGCCCGAGCCGCAGCAAGGGTCGTAGACCGTGCACACGATCCCCTTGCGCCGGATACGGTCCTGGTCGCCCGCGAGCATCAGGTCCACCATCAGGTGCACGACATCGCGCGGCGTGAAGTGCTCGCCGGGGTTCTCGTTCAGCGCCTCGTTGAACTTGCGGATCAGCTCTTCGAAGATCGTGCCCATCGTCGGGTTGTCGATCTTGTCCGGGTGGAGGTCGACGTTCTTGAAGCGCTCGAGGACTTGGAAGAGCAGGCCCGCCTCGTCGAGCTTGGCTGTAGTGTTGTCGAAGTCGAACTTCTCAAGCACCTCGCGCATGTTCGGGCTGAACCCGGCGATGTAGTTGCGCAGGTTGGCCGCAAGGTGAGGCGCGTCGGCGAGCAACTTCTCGAAGTCATAGCGGGACGTGTTGTAGAAGGCGAAGCCGGACGCCGTGCGGAGGTCGCGCTCAAGGTTCTCCAGACCCTTGCCCTTGAGCTTGGCCTGCGTCGCGAGCACCCTCTCCTTCGTATCCGCAAGCACGCAATCAAGGCGGCGTAGCACCGTGAGCGGGAGGATGACGTCCTGATACTTACCACGCTTGAAGGTGTCGCGAATGAGGTCCGCGACACCCCAGAGGAAGCTGACGATCTCGCTGTGGTTCATCTCTCCCTATCCATTCTCTTGAGTGGGCACCTTCGCCGTCCCGAATCCCAGCAGCATCGTGAGGACCTCGCCCTCGAAGGACTGGTCGGACGACATCGAACCGTCGGAGAGTACGAAACCGGCGACGCCCGCAGGTGCCAGGTGGTGCCCGATGGGCTGCACCGTTGATGCGCCTCGTTCTGAACCCAAAGGGAACAATCGAGCGGATGCCGAAAGCGATCTACCCCCCGATCACCAACTCCTCCTCGCTCCGCTTGCGGAGAATGATCGTCTTCCCCTCGTTCGCGAGGAACTGATCGAACATCTCGCGGAGCTGGGGCGCCGCCTCGACCGGAAGCTCGGTCTCGTCGAGCGTGTACTCCATCAGGTACTCGATCGTCCCTTCGAAGCGCGAGAAGGTCATGTGGACCTTGCCGAACGGCTTCCGGTACTCCTGTTCCTCGGGGAGCGAAACGACCGCGTACCCTTCCGGCACGCGGAAGCGCGTCTTCTCCTCCCCTCTCTCCTCGAACGCGAAGCGGATCGGAAGGCTGCGCGCGTCGCCGACCGCGAAGTATTGGAGCGGAACCGACCGCCCGAAGAGAGCGGCGGAGAGGACGAGCGTGTCCCCCCGCTCCTCGACGAGCTCCGCCGGATAGGCGAT includes these proteins:
- a CDS encoding SAM-dependent DNA methyltransferase codes for the protein MNHSEIVSFLWGVADLIRDTFKRGKYQDVILPLTVLRRLDCVLADTKERVLATQAKLKGKGLENLERDLRTASGFAFYNTSRYDFEKLLADAPHLAANLRNYIAGFSPNMREVLEKFDFDNTTAKLDEAGLLFQVLERFKNVDLHPDKIDNPTMGTIFEELIRKFNEALNENPGEHFTPRDVVHLMVDLMLAGDQDRIRRKGIVCTVYDPCCGSGGMLMITKEHITIGWRRNGEIIRPAINPDAEIHLFGQEVNPETWAVSRSDLYMKDPTGRDADNIAYGSVLSNDRHAGRGFDYLIANPPYGKDWKRDEDAVRAEHERSASGRFAPGLPRISDGQLLFLLHMLVHAKEPKDGGSRVAIIMNGSPLFTGDAGSGESEIRRFILEHDLLEALIALPEQLFYNTGIATYVWVVTNRKRAERKGKVQLIDATSFWVPMRKSLGDKRREIPPEKARDIVKLLTDFKDGGTGRITKDGKEEEAVVSRIFPTTHFGFRKITVERPLRLNFQASPERVPRLEEERGFQALAQSKKKGAAGATEQAEGRKLQEAIRILVRGLPGTLFKDRTEFEGALHAATRKVGMKLPAPTREAILSALSERDETAAICRDADGNLEPDPELRDTESVPLPGGDGPVDTEGVPASVRAFFEREVRPHVPDAWIDTAKRDPKDGRVGLIGYEINFNRYFYRYTPPRPLEEIESDIRAIEGDIVRMLGEVTGGRATE